From Acidianus brierleyi:
TCTATCTCTCGTAATGATTATTCTATTCTGCTCCTGAGAAATCTTAATTATCTTCCAATCCTCATACGAATTATCATATAACGTATCATAACCCAATATTCTAAGCCACCTAGCAAGACGGCCTAACATAGCATCTACAATAAACTTTTGTATAGGCATTGTCAAACTAAAATATTATACACCGTAACAAGTATTAAAAACCATGCAACAAAAAGAGTTAATGTACCCTTACCAAAAATTAACCACTTTTTACTTGGCTTAAATAAAACAATAATCAAAGCAACACTTATTATATATCCAATTAAAATCGCTATACCAGAGATAAAAAATGAACCTAAAAATGGGGAAAAACTTCCTATTATTAAACCTATTATACCTCTCATCAATAATATTTTATCTTCTTGATCCACATATCAATATGTAAATGTCATGGCTTTAAAGTTAACAAGAAAAAATTCTATGACATATTTTGATTTATTGGCATGGATAGTAGAGAATTCCAATCAAATCAATTGCAGAATAGATAACATATATTCTACTGCAATACACAATTTATTTATTTTCAAATTACATTGTAGCTCTTCTACTAAAGATCTTATAATTGAACCAGGAAAAAGAATACACTTTAGTAAATACGATAGAGAAAAAATATTTGACACAAAAGCCAGAATATTAAGAGAACTAATAAGAGATAGTATAATTAAAAAAGTAGAAATTTTAGATGAAGAAAGAATAATTAGGCTAGAACTTAGTAATGATAAAGTCGTCTATGTTGAACTTTTACCTAGAGGATTATTAGTAATTACTGATATAAACAATAAGATATTATTTTCTACTGAATATAAAGAATTCAAAGATAGAATAATTAAACCTGGATCCATTTATACTGCACCGCCTAAAATACAAATAAATAAAGAAGATTTAGAAAAAAATATTAAAAAAGGAAATATATCAAAAATTTTAGGAGTACCACAAGAAATAGTAACAGCATTAGATATAAAGATATCATCGATAGAGAATTTAGAGGAGGCTAAAGAAAGAATAAATAAACTTATTGACGAAATAAAAAGTGGTAAAATTCAGCCTTGTGTAAGTAATACTAATGTCATGCCAATAGAATTTAATGGATGTGAAAAAAGAGCTAGTTTTAATGATGCGTTAGACGATTATTTTACAAATTTAGAAAAAGAGGAGACAAGTATAAAAAGATCTGAAAAAATAGAAGAAGAAAAAAAGAAGCTTGAAATAACAATTTCTCAAGTTGCTCAGGCAATTGAAGAGGATAGGAAAAAAGAAGAAGAACTACGAAAAATTGGTAAAATAATAATGGAAAACTATGATAAGATCGAAAAAGAAATAGAAAGAAATACAAAAAGATTTACTATAAATATAAATAATGTGGAAATTGAATTAGATCCAAAGATTTCAGTTTTAAAAAACGCATCAAAATATTTTGATGAAGCTAAAATATATTCTCAGAAGGCTAAAAAAGCAGAAGAAACTCTAGAAAGTTTAAAGAAAAAATTATCAGATATTAATAGCCAGATAGAGAAAAAAAACGAAGAATCTGCGTCGATTTTCAAAAAAAGGGAGTGGTATGAAAAATATAGATGGGCATTTACTAGAAACGGCTATCTTGTAATAGCTGGGAAAGATCAGGATCAGAATGAGAGTCTAGTTAGAAAGCTTCTTGATGAAAAAGATATATTTATGCACGCCAATATTCAAGGTGCATCAGCAACTATAATTAAAAATCCAGTAAATATAGATGAAAGCGATCTTAAAGACGCTGCTCTAATAGCAGCGTGCTATTCTAAAGCTTGGAAAATTGGATTAGGCGCAGTTGATGTATTCTGGGTTTATGGAAATCAAGTATCTAAATCACCACCAACTGGAGAATATTTACCTAAAGGATCGTTTATGATATATGGAAAGAAAAATTTTATAAATAGTGTAAAACTGGAATTGGCTATAGGAATATGTAGAAACGATAATATTTTTAACATAGTAGTAGGTTCGGAAGATGTAATTTCGCAAAAATGTAAAATCTATGCTTTACTTATACCAGGAAATGAAGATCCTTCTAAAATTTCAGAAAGATTGGCAAAGATATTTTCTAAGAAACTTTCTCTAAGTTCTAAATTATTACAGTCTGAAATCTCTAAACTATTGCCTGGCAAATGTACTATAAGAAAAATAGAAGAAGCTAAAGACAAATCCGAAACTTCATTAAGCAATAATAACCCATGATAAAATATTAATAATATAGACATTATGCCCGTAAGCTCTTTAGCCGAAAAGACTTCCTTAGTTTCTTCCTCAGAATATATTATTTTAAAAACGTTACTTCAGTTTAGAGATCAATTTGAAGCTGTTCCGCAATCTTTTCTGGCTAGGCAAATAAATTTTAGACCTAAAGAAATGCAGATTTCATTACTAAAATTAATAGATTTAGGTTTGATAAACTATGAAAAACTAGGAGGAGAAATCTCTTATAGAATAAACTTTTCTGGTTTAGATACTATAGCAATTAAAAACTTATATATTAAAAATATCCTGAAAACATTAGGAGAAAAAATAGGAGAAGGAAAAGAAAGTGTAGTATATTATGGATATGATTTTAATGATAATACGTTAGCAATAAAGTTCCATAGAATAGGTAAAAGTAGTTATAAAAAAGCTAGAATATTACGTGGTTATACCGAACGAAAAAGTTGGATTACC
This genomic window contains:
- a CDS encoding Rqc2 family fibronectin-binding protein, which codes for MALKLTRKNSMTYFDLLAWIVENSNQINCRIDNIYSTAIHNLFIFKLHCSSSTKDLIIEPGKRIHFSKYDREKIFDTKARILRELIRDSIIKKVEILDEERIIRLELSNDKVVYVELLPRGLLVITDINNKILFSTEYKEFKDRIIKPGSIYTAPPKIQINKEDLEKNIKKGNISKILGVPQEIVTALDIKISSIENLEEAKERINKLIDEIKSGKIQPCVSNTNVMPIEFNGCEKRASFNDALDDYFTNLEKEETSIKRSEKIEEEKKKLEITISQVAQAIEEDRKKEEELRKIGKIIMENYDKIEKEIERNTKRFTININNVEIELDPKISVLKNASKYFDEAKIYSQKAKKAEETLESLKKKLSDINSQIEKKNEESASIFKKREWYEKYRWAFTRNGYLVIAGKDQDQNESLVRKLLDEKDIFMHANIQGASATIIKNPVNIDESDLKDAALIAACYSKAWKIGLGAVDVFWVYGNQVSKSPPTGEYLPKGSFMIYGKKNFINSVKLELAIGICRNDNIFNIVVGSEDVISQKCKIYALLIPGNEDPSKISERLAKIFSKKLSLSSKLLQSEISKLLPGKCTIRKIEEAKDKSETSLSNNNP
- a CDS encoding serine/threonine-protein kinase RIO2, with translation MPVSSLAEKTSLVSSSEYIILKTLLQFRDQFEAVPQSFLARQINFRPKEMQISLLKLIDLGLINYEKLGGEISYRINFSGLDTIAIKNLYIKNILKTLGEKIGEGKESVVYYGYDFNDNTLAIKFHRIGKSSYKKARILRGYTERKSWITITLDNAKREFDALKCIHDNSGYVPKPIATEYNAVVTEFIEGTLLNNYELKDPNKALNSILGTLRIAYNYCGKMIHGDLSPYNILVDNDENVYIIDWPQWKVDDHVLLNRDLQNILYYFSKKYNIESDFDKIMKYIRG